From a region of the Burkholderia sp. PAMC 26561 genome:
- a CDS encoding DMT family transporter, whose product MPLSIAQSNTVPLRSVTQILAAMLCFALVDALAKSLSLRYPANEVTFFRMIFGLFPAFAMSLQSSKPLMQRLMNLDIKAQTVRAITLLCALGLFFAGLPYVPLSEAVAIVYSETIFVIVLAPLLLKETLRRRDAGAAAIGFMGVLLVVRPTSDQTSWLGPVLLILSAIFGALSILQIKRLRASDDSSVTVLYFTMIGAIVSGFSLMFAWKTPTLDSLAILALVGVLAGTGQLLMTMAFRRADASALAPYNYTSIVWAAIFGYVAWGETVGAVSLAGILLIVGSSIMVAIRRKQADGPIV is encoded by the coding sequence ATGCCTCTTTCCATTGCGCAAAGCAATACCGTTCCGCTGCGCAGCGTCACGCAAATCCTTGCGGCGATGCTTTGCTTCGCGTTAGTCGATGCCCTCGCAAAATCGTTAAGCCTGCGATACCCCGCGAACGAGGTGACATTTTTCCGCATGATTTTCGGCTTGTTCCCCGCATTTGCGATGAGCTTGCAAAGCAGCAAACCGCTGATGCAACGCTTGATGAATCTGGACATCAAAGCGCAGACAGTAAGAGCGATCACCTTGTTGTGCGCGCTTGGCCTTTTCTTTGCAGGCCTGCCTTATGTGCCGCTAAGCGAGGCTGTCGCAATCGTTTATTCGGAAACGATTTTCGTGATCGTCCTCGCGCCGTTGCTGCTGAAGGAAACACTAAGGCGGCGCGATGCAGGCGCGGCGGCAATCGGCTTTATGGGCGTGCTGCTGGTCGTGCGTCCGACCAGCGATCAAACCAGTTGGCTTGGTCCGGTTCTTCTGATTCTGAGCGCGATATTCGGCGCATTATCGATCCTGCAAATCAAGCGGCTTCGCGCAAGCGATGACTCCAGCGTCACAGTCCTTTACTTCACGATGATCGGTGCCATTGTCAGCGGGTTCTCGCTGATGTTCGCCTGGAAAACACCAACGCTTGATTCACTTGCCATCCTCGCATTGGTCGGCGTTCTCGCCGGCACAGGCCAGTTGCTGATGACCATGGCCTTTCGTCGCGCCGACGCCAGCGCGCTTGCCCCCTACAACTACACGAGCATCGTGTGGGCCGCGATCTTCGGCTACGTCGCTTGGGGCGAGACCGTCGGCGCGGTTTCGCTTGCGGGCATCCTGCTGATCGTGGGCAGTTCCATCATGGTTGCGATCCGGCGCAAGCAGGCGGACGGTCCCATCGTTTAG
- a CDS encoding GGDEF domain-containing protein, whose protein sequence is MDTKLAPFSLPRWRFTTWLCYSGPDVPDDIRVALIGSLFGTLPIFAGGVLNTIAVSIAITMREPTPAFIAWVVLEVLLCGTRLVLLVAAHRAARRGQPTYTDVYLLLGVLWGASVGYGAFISILSTDWIAATLSCLSAAAMVGGICFRNFGAPRLVAIMILLSLGPCCIAAAMSKELILTLTLIQIPFYLVAMSIAAFRLNGLLVSTMKAERENDHRARHDALTSLPNRAGLIHASQTRYKAASGNRDKTAVLYIDLDGFKPVNDQYGHEAGDLLLVMIGGRLNALKGPDDMVFRIGGDEFVVTISASGHDDAAAFADRLISEMSSSFALTSHVSVNVGASIGVALVPDHGADVLTALNAADKALNVAKAMGKARWSLAT, encoded by the coding sequence ATGGATACCAAATTAGCGCCTTTTAGTTTGCCTCGCTGGCGGTTCACAACGTGGTTGTGCTATTCCGGGCCCGACGTACCAGACGATATACGCGTTGCGTTGATCGGAAGCCTGTTTGGCACATTGCCGATTTTTGCCGGCGGCGTTCTCAATACCATTGCCGTTTCCATCGCCATCACGATGCGTGAACCCACGCCTGCGTTCATTGCATGGGTGGTGTTGGAGGTCCTGTTGTGCGGTACGCGCCTGGTCCTGCTGGTCGCGGCGCACCGGGCCGCACGCCGAGGTCAACCGACCTACACGGACGTGTATCTGCTGCTGGGCGTGCTATGGGGAGCAAGTGTCGGTTACGGTGCGTTCATCAGTATCCTGAGTACGGACTGGATTGCGGCAACGCTGTCCTGTTTGTCCGCCGCCGCCATGGTCGGCGGGATCTGCTTCAGGAATTTTGGCGCCCCGCGGCTCGTCGCGATCATGATCTTATTGTCGCTGGGTCCTTGCTGCATTGCTGCGGCAATGTCCAAGGAACTCATCCTGACGCTTACGCTGATCCAGATCCCGTTTTATCTGGTTGCAATGAGCATCGCCGCATTCCGTCTCAACGGACTGCTCGTTTCAACGATGAAAGCCGAAAGGGAAAATGACCATCGTGCGCGGCATGACGCGCTGACCAGCTTGCCGAATCGCGCGGGACTGATTCACGCATCGCAGACGCGGTACAAGGCGGCGTCGGGCAATCGCGATAAGACCGCGGTGCTTTACATCGACCTGGACGGCTTCAAACCCGTCAACGACCAGTACGGTCACGAAGCCGGCGACCTGTTGCTCGTGATGATCGGCGGACGTCTGAATGCGCTGAAAGGTCCCGACGACATGGTGTTTCGTATTGGCGGTGATGAGTTTGTGGTGACCATCAGCGCGTCGGGTCACGACGACGCCGCGGCTTTCGCCGACCGGCTGATCAGTGAAATGTCGTCGTCGTTTGCGCTGACATCGCATGTCTCGGTGAACGTGGGCGCGAGCATTGGCGTGGCGCTCGTGCCGGACCATGGCGCTGACGTATTGACCGCACTCAACGCCGCCGATAAAGCCCTGAACGTCGCCAAGGCCATGGGAAAAGCGCGCTGGAGCCTGGCGACTTAG
- a CDS encoding LysE family translocator, which yields MISLQLLMVFVGALAVVYALPGPDMAIVLQMSASRGLRHGLSTAAGLAVARTLHVTLSALGVAALLRSAPWLYDGVRIVGAMYLAYIAIQIFRSPAFGLDTNNAASGAAYTLRSAFLKGMMSSLLNPKALLFCSVLLPQFIHPDAGAVWSQVVELGVVLVAMGAAFDTTLAFGATRISGWLRNHPRAQVVQRWTFSAALLAFALRLSFE from the coding sequence ATGATTTCGCTGCAACTATTAATGGTGTTTGTCGGCGCGCTTGCGGTGGTGTATGCGTTGCCCGGACCCGATATGGCGATCGTCTTGCAGATGAGCGCATCGCGCGGGCTGAGACACGGTCTATCGACGGCTGCCGGCCTCGCAGTTGCGCGCACGCTTCACGTCACCTTGTCGGCGCTGGGCGTGGCCGCGCTGCTGCGCAGCGCGCCCTGGCTTTACGACGGCGTGCGTATAGTCGGAGCGATGTATCTTGCGTATATCGCGATCCAGATTTTCCGCTCGCCGGCTTTTGGTCTCGATACGAACAACGCAGCATCCGGCGCGGCTTACACGCTGCGCTCCGCATTCCTGAAAGGCATGATGAGCAGCTTGCTCAACCCCAAGGCCCTGCTGTTCTGCTCGGTATTATTGCCGCAATTCATACATCCCGATGCAGGCGCGGTGTGGTCGCAAGTCGTCGAGCTCGGCGTGGTGCTGGTCGCGATGGGCGCTGCCTTCGATACCACCCTGGCGTTCGGCGCCACACGCATTTCAGGCTGGCTGCGCAATCATCCGCGCGCACAGGTCGTGCAGCGCTGGACGTTTTCGGCGGCATTGCTGGCGTTCGCGCTGCGCTTGTCGTTTGAATAA
- a CDS encoding zinc ribbon domain-containing protein YjdM, with product MSTLPPCPLCSMENTYADADRIICADCGHEWSATDTASTTDDETPVVKDSNGNVLANGDSVVLIKDLKVKGSSITLKVGTKVKSIRLVGGDHEVDCKMDAGSFMLKACYLKKV from the coding sequence ATGTCTACGCTCCCGCCCTGCCCGCTCTGCTCGATGGAAAACACTTACGCCGACGCGGACCGCATCATTTGCGCTGACTGCGGCCACGAATGGTCCGCAACCGATACCGCGTCCACCACTGACGACGAAACCCCCGTCGTCAAGGACTCCAACGGCAATGTGCTCGCCAATGGCGATTCCGTTGTGCTGATCAAGGACCTCAAGGTCAAGGGCTCATCGATCACGCTGAAAGTCGGCACGAAAGTGAAGAGCATCCGGCTGGTTGGCGGCGACCATGAAGTCGATTGCAAGATGGACGCCGGCAGTTTCATGCTCAAGGCCTGCTACCTGAAGAAGGTTTAA
- a CDS encoding enoyl-CoA hydratase/isomerase family protein — MTEASIRVERDETIATVVIDRPEKLNAMTKPLWQGLGETIDTLSADDTLRCIILRGAGEKAFSPGNDIAEFRTDRSNVEQARAYGAIMHRTLGALDHCRHPIVAMIHGICVGGGLEIAAMCDLRICGESSRFGVPIKNLGLVMAHAELDALAKLAGPAVALEILLEGRIFDAREAFTKGLVTRVVPDDQVTAETLTTARRIADGAPLVARWHKQFVKRAMNPAPLTDAERDEGFACFGTEDFRTGYQAFLDKVKPEFKGR, encoded by the coding sequence GTGACTGAAGCTTCTATCCGGGTTGAACGCGACGAAACCATCGCGACGGTTGTCATCGATCGTCCGGAGAAACTCAATGCGATGACCAAGCCGCTGTGGCAAGGCCTTGGCGAAACCATCGACACCCTTTCCGCCGATGACACCCTGCGCTGCATCATCCTGCGCGGCGCGGGCGAGAAGGCGTTCTCGCCGGGCAACGATATAGCGGAGTTCCGCACCGATCGATCCAACGTCGAGCAGGCCCGTGCGTATGGCGCGATCATGCATCGCACGTTGGGCGCACTCGATCACTGCCGGCATCCGATTGTCGCGATGATCCACGGCATTTGCGTGGGCGGCGGTCTGGAGATTGCCGCAATGTGCGACCTGCGCATTTGCGGTGAATCGAGTCGTTTCGGCGTACCGATCAAAAACCTCGGCCTCGTGATGGCGCACGCGGAACTCGACGCGCTCGCGAAGCTCGCCGGGCCCGCAGTCGCGTTGGAGATCCTGCTGGAAGGCCGGATTTTCGATGCAAGGGAGGCATTCACCAAAGGCCTCGTCACGCGCGTGGTCCCCGACGATCAGGTCACGGCCGAGACATTGACCACCGCTCGCCGAATTGCCGATGGCGCTCCGCTGGTCGCGCGCTGGCACAAGCAGTTCGTCAAGCGCGCGATGAACCCCGCTCCGCTCACCGACGCCGAACGCGACGAAGGTTTCGCGTGTTTCGGCACGGAGGACTTTCGTACGGGTTACCAGGCCTTCCTCGACAAGGTCAAACCGGAATTCAAGGGACGTTGA
- a CDS encoding DeoR/GlpR family DNA-binding transcription regulator: protein MLTSQRKKAILDALARDGQVLAKQLSETFDVSEDTVRRDLRELAGEGLLQRVHGGALPASSAVAPFAERRQIESSAKRAIAGAAAAMIGKGQVVIIDGGTTSAELIRQIPRDLQATVVTHSPSVAVGLIDHPLIEVLVIGGRLFKHSIVTVGAAAIEAMSHIQADIYFMGVTGVHPTAGLSTGDYEEAYVKRALAARAAETVVLASSDKINAASQFVIGGLALAQTIIVEMATDPALTKPLEKSGVTIVRA from the coding sequence ATGCTGACGTCCCAACGAAAGAAAGCGATCCTCGATGCGCTGGCGCGCGACGGCCAGGTGCTCGCGAAACAACTCAGCGAGACCTTCGATGTATCCGAGGACACCGTGCGGCGCGACCTGCGCGAACTGGCCGGCGAGGGACTATTGCAGCGCGTGCATGGCGGCGCGTTGCCGGCATCGAGCGCGGTGGCGCCGTTTGCCGAGCGGCGACAGATCGAGTCATCCGCCAAACGCGCGATTGCGGGTGCAGCGGCGGCTATGATCGGAAAAGGGCAGGTCGTGATCATCGATGGCGGCACGACGTCCGCCGAACTGATCCGGCAAATCCCCCGCGACTTGCAAGCGACGGTCGTGACGCACAGCCCGAGCGTGGCTGTCGGGCTGATCGATCATCCGCTGATAGAAGTGCTTGTGATCGGCGGGCGGCTCTTCAAGCATTCAATAGTGACGGTCGGCGCCGCGGCGATCGAAGCCATGTCGCATATTCAGGCCGATATCTATTTCATGGGCGTCACCGGCGTGCATCCCACGGCGGGATTGAGCACAGGCGATTACGAAGAGGCGTATGTAAAGCGGGCGCTCGCGGCGCGTGCGGCCGAGACGGTGGTGCTGGCGTCTTCGGACAAGATCAACGCCGCTTCGCAATTCGTGATTGGAGGGCTCGCGCTTGCCCAGACGATCATTGTCGAGATGGCGACCGATCCGGCGCTGACAAAACCGCTGGAGAAATCGGGCGTGACAATCGTGCGTGCTTAG
- a CDS encoding type II toxin-antitoxin system Phd/YefM family antitoxin, translating to MRTIPFTEARANLKQVIDNVVDDVDVTLITRRDAPNAIVMSQEHYDSLMETVYLLRSPANIAHLERSIKQLRTGKVKSHELDETGA from the coding sequence ATGCGCACAATCCCTTTCACCGAGGCTCGCGCTAACCTTAAGCAGGTGATTGATAACGTGGTTGATGACGTCGACGTTACGCTTATCACTCGCCGCGATGCACCCAATGCAATAGTCATGTCACAGGAGCATTACGACAGCTTGATGGAGACGGTTTATCTCCTGCGATCACCAGCGAATATTGCTCATCTCGAGCGGTCTATCAAGCAGTTGCGCACGGGCAAGGTCAAGTCACACGAGTTGGATGAAACAGGCGCATGA
- a CDS encoding NUDIX domain-containing protein, translated as MVTTKDRVRIIDTTVLSNDWYILKKTTFDFLRSDGVWQRQSRETYDRGNGATILLFNRERQTVVLTRQFRLPAFVNGHDGMMIEAAAGLLDNASPEERIRAEAEEETGYRVQNVEKVFEAYMSPGSVTEKLHFFIAEYDASSRVGHGGGVEAEGEDLEVIEWPLQDALDAVRRGEIVDAKTIMLLQFVALNRVL; from the coding sequence ATGGTCACTACAAAAGACAGAGTCCGCATCATCGATACGACCGTCCTCTCAAATGACTGGTACATCCTGAAGAAAACCACCTTCGACTTCCTGCGCAGCGATGGCGTCTGGCAGCGTCAAAGCCGCGAGACCTACGACCGCGGCAACGGTGCGACCATCCTTCTCTTCAACCGCGAACGGCAGACAGTCGTGCTGACGCGGCAATTCCGCCTGCCTGCGTTCGTGAACGGGCACGACGGCATGATGATCGAAGCCGCCGCCGGTCTGCTCGATAACGCCTCGCCCGAAGAACGCATTCGCGCGGAAGCGGAAGAGGAAACGGGGTACCGCGTGCAGAACGTCGAGAAGGTATTCGAGGCGTATATGAGCCCCGGATCGGTGACTGAGAAGCTGCACTTTTTCATTGCTGAATACGATGCGTCCTCGCGCGTCGGTCACGGCGGCGGTGTGGAGGCTGAAGGGGAGGATCTCGAGGTGATCGAATGGCCGCTTCAGGACGCGCTCGATGCGGTGCGGCGTGGTGAGATCGTCGATGCTAAAACGATCATGTTGCTGCAGTTCGTGGCGTTGAATCGCGTGTTGTAA
- a CDS encoding Txe/YoeB family addiction module toxin yields MSSLNIMWTAEAWDDYIYWQGQDKKTLKRINQLIKDTQRTPFEGVGKPEPLKANLTGFWSRRIDETNRLVYEVADSQINIVSCRYHY; encoded by the coding sequence ATGAGTTCGTTGAACATCATGTGGACTGCCGAGGCGTGGGACGATTATATTTATTGGCAGGGGCAAGATAAGAAGACCCTTAAACGGATCAACCAGCTTATTAAAGACACCCAGCGAACGCCGTTCGAAGGTGTTGGCAAACCGGAACCGCTGAAGGCTAACCTGACAGGGTTTTGGTCGCGACGCATCGACGAAACCAATCGCCTGGTTTACGAGGTCGCGGATTCGCAGATCAATATTGTCTCGTGCCGCTACCACTACTGA
- a CDS encoding YukJ family protein — protein MSVNYGVLKGTVTGHLRNADDDHYQILVHGGTTVFRIASNVKSSAPHAPSIVLFEELDTLPAAFISELAALTPGFTKLSSTPGGLAIDYVRGGLVDTKSMKPVPADAPGVNNDLKDKLEDAVVTAMAMEGSIVYAFGSRWGPEQNKPDQYFNFVPGNGVHDIHMNQGNGGQYASDNGAYQDGALMIAYPNNTWRAFFFAFQSQTFDTDANGNPVKA, from the coding sequence ATGTCAGTGAACTATGGCGTGCTCAAAGGCACGGTAACGGGCCACCTTCGCAACGCCGACGATGACCATTATCAGATCCTCGTCCACGGCGGCACGACGGTTTTTCGAATTGCATCGAATGTGAAATCGTCGGCGCCGCACGCACCTTCCATCGTGCTGTTCGAAGAACTCGATACGCTGCCCGCGGCTTTTATCAGCGAGCTGGCTGCGCTCACCCCGGGCTTCACGAAGTTGTCATCGACGCCTGGCGGCCTTGCGATCGATTACGTGCGCGGCGGCCTTGTCGATACAAAATCGATGAAACCCGTTCCGGCCGACGCGCCCGGTGTGAACAACGACCTGAAGGACAAACTGGAAGACGCGGTCGTGACCGCAATGGCCATGGAAGGATCGATTGTTTATGCGTTCGGATCGCGCTGGGGCCCGGAGCAAAACAAACCGGATCAGTACTTCAACTTCGTTCCCGGCAACGGCGTTCATGATATCCACATGAACCAGGGCAACGGCGGCCAGTACGCGAGCGACAACGGCGCGTATCAGGACGGCGCGCTGATGATCGCGTATCCAAACAATACGTGGCGTGCATTTTTCTTCGCGTTTCAGTCGCAGACGTTCGATACCGATGCAAACGGCAACCCCGTGAAGGCTTAA
- a CDS encoding MFS transporter: MMFRRATTRVLLLLCAMYFITYVDRVNVSTAASQFGAELHLSHTQIGFVFSAFAYPYLVFQIIGGWVGDRFGPRRTLAVCAVIWAGATVMTGLSGGFVSLIIARLLLGLGEGATFPTATRAMSNWMPADKRGFAQGTTHAASRIGNAVAPPLIVWLMIATSWRGAFIVTGVVSFLWAIVWIFYFRDNPREHHAITEAECETLSSFSGVKQRTPVPWRALLGRMAPVTAVYFCYGWVLWLFLGWIPQYFLHNYHMQLGKSALFASGVFFAGVLGDWLGGSITDRILRRSKNLRLARNVMVGVCMFLTLLSLAPIMLVSNMSITLAALCLSGGFFFNEMTIGPMWAVPMDIAPKHAGTASGIMNSGSALAAIISPVAGGFMIDRTGNWNLPFTVSMILMAVGIVLSFTMRPDRVLDDVPAGAENAEPLRKYV, encoded by the coding sequence ATGATGTTCCGTCGAGCTACGACGCGCGTTTTGTTATTGCTGTGCGCCATGTATTTCATTACGTATGTTGACCGGGTCAATGTCAGTACCGCCGCTTCGCAATTCGGCGCGGAACTGCACTTGTCGCATACGCAAATCGGTTTCGTATTTTCCGCATTCGCCTATCCGTATCTCGTGTTCCAGATCATCGGCGGATGGGTGGGCGACAGGTTCGGACCGCGTCGGACGCTTGCCGTGTGCGCCGTCATATGGGCGGGCGCCACCGTCATGACAGGGCTTTCCGGCGGGTTCGTATCGCTGATCATTGCGCGCCTGTTGCTCGGACTGGGCGAAGGTGCAACGTTCCCGACGGCCACGCGCGCCATGTCGAACTGGATGCCCGCGGACAAACGCGGCTTCGCCCAGGGCACCACGCACGCGGCGTCGCGCATTGGCAATGCGGTCGCGCCGCCGTTGATCGTGTGGCTGATGATCGCGACGAGCTGGCGCGGCGCGTTCATCGTGACGGGCGTCGTGAGCTTTCTGTGGGCGATCGTATGGATCTTCTATTTCCGCGATAACCCCCGCGAGCATCACGCCATTACCGAAGCTGAATGCGAGACGCTTTCATCGTTTTCCGGCGTGAAGCAAAGAACGCCCGTTCCGTGGCGCGCGTTGCTCGGCCGCATGGCGCCGGTCACCGCCGTGTACTTCTGCTACGGCTGGGTGCTGTGGCTGTTCCTCGGCTGGATTCCGCAGTACTTTCTCCACAACTATCACATGCAGTTGGGCAAGTCCGCGCTGTTCGCGTCGGGCGTGTTCTTCGCGGGCGTGCTGGGCGACTGGCTGGGTGGATCGATCACGGATCGCATCCTGCGGCGTAGTAAAAATCTTCGTCTCGCACGTAACGTGATGGTCGGCGTGTGCATGTTCCTGACGCTGCTTTCGCTTGCGCCAATCATGCTTGTTTCCAACATGTCGATCACGCTGGCTGCGTTGTGCCTGAGCGGCGGTTTCTTCTTCAACGAAATGACCATCGGGCCAATGTGGGCCGTCCCCATGGACATCGCGCCCAAACACGCCGGGACCGCGAGCGGCATCATGAACTCGGGTTCGGCGCTGGCGGCGATCATCAGTCCGGTCGCCGGTGGCTTCATGATCGACCGCACCGGGAACTGGAACCTGCCCTTCACCGTGTCGATGATCCTCATGGCAGTCGGCATTGTGCTGTCCTTCACCATGCGGCCGGATCGCGTTCTGGATGATGTGCCCGCGGGTGCGGAGAACGCCGAGCCGCTTCGCAAATACGTTTAG
- a CDS encoding nucleoside 2-deoxyribosyltransferase, giving the protein MRGPTKKQLSIIELVDQGLSVEEIAMRTGKLVTSVHKQLNRVRRKVREGRYTPTPLPIELAASTPRIYLAGFDVFRNDALAHGEMLKAMCQSRGAIGLYPLDSEVPDELDQLGQAQWICRANMELIRSADIVMANLNDFRGAGEPDSGTAFEVGFAAALNKPIWAYTGDNRTLIERVSVRKEGGASYCASGFVVEDFGLSLNLMLACTARLVVGGPEKCLDSMAAEGLI; this is encoded by the coding sequence ATGCGCGGCCCAACCAAGAAACAACTGTCGATTATCGAACTGGTCGACCAAGGCTTGAGCGTCGAAGAAATCGCAATGCGCACGGGTAAGCTCGTAACCTCGGTTCATAAACAGTTGAACCGGGTTCGTCGCAAGGTTCGCGAAGGTCGCTACACACCAACGCCGCTTCCTATCGAATTGGCAGCATCCACGCCGCGAATCTATCTCGCGGGTTTCGATGTCTTTCGAAACGACGCGCTTGCTCATGGCGAAATGCTCAAGGCGATGTGTCAGTCGCGTGGCGCGATCGGTCTGTATCCGCTCGATAGCGAAGTCCCGGACGAACTGGATCAGCTTGGCCAGGCGCAATGGATTTGCCGCGCGAACATGGAATTGATTCGCTCGGCGGATATCGTCATGGCAAATCTCAACGACTTTCGCGGCGCAGGTGAGCCGGATAGCGGCACCGCGTTCGAAGTCGGATTTGCCGCCGCGCTAAACAAGCCGATATGGGCTTACACGGGCGATAACCGGACATTGATCGAGCGTGTATCGGTTAGGAAAGAAGGCGGCGCTTCGTATTGCGCCAGTGGTTTTGTGGTCGAGGATTTCGGTTTGAGTCTGAACCTGATGCTTGCGTGTACGGCACGCCTTGTTGTGGGCGGCCCGGAAAAATGTCTGGATAGCATGGCCGCCGAAGGACTCATTTAA
- a CDS encoding CaiB/BaiF CoA transferase family protein, with translation MFEHDTSDSKSSGPLAGMRVIELAHIMSGPICGMMLADMGADVIKVEKIPGGDDCRRFAPILEGGESASFMIVNRNKRGVGINLKTDGGREVLRKMLATADVVTENYRRGTMEKLGMGYDALKAENPGLIYCAISGFGRTGPMADKGGFDLIAQGMSGLMSMTGEPGQAPIKAGSPVTDINAGILAALGICAAYAGKQKTGMGQMVDTSLFEAGLQQMYWAFANYFADGTVLPKAGSANPTSTPYQAFRTRDGWVNIGGANQSNYERLVGVLDIPGLADDERFKTNAGRMKHRGVLVEILTNRLVERTTNEWLTMFDEIGLPSGPVLEVPQAVAHEQALARGMIVETTHPVAGRMRGLGLPIHFSDGRTQSPVPAPLLGQHTAEVLREYGFSDARIGALKDEGAILVGDVTG, from the coding sequence ATGTTCGAACACGACACATCCGATAGTAAAAGTTCAGGCCCGCTCGCCGGCATGCGCGTGATCGAGCTCGCGCACATCATGTCCGGTCCCATCTGCGGCATGATGCTCGCCGACATGGGCGCGGACGTCATCAAGGTCGAGAAAATTCCCGGCGGCGACGATTGCCGCCGTTTCGCGCCTATTCTCGAGGGCGGCGAATCGGCTTCGTTCATGATCGTGAACCGCAACAAGCGCGGCGTCGGTATCAACCTGAAGACAGATGGTGGCCGTGAAGTGCTGCGCAAGATGCTCGCAACGGCCGATGTCGTGACGGAGAACTACCGGCGCGGCACGATGGAAAAACTCGGCATGGGCTACGACGCGCTCAAGGCGGAAAACCCCGGCCTGATCTATTGCGCGATATCGGGTTTTGGGCGCACCGGTCCGATGGCCGACAAGGGCGGCTTCGATCTCATCGCGCAGGGCATGAGCGGCTTGATGAGCATGACGGGTGAGCCGGGCCAGGCGCCGATCAAGGCCGGCTCGCCGGTCACGGATATCAACGCCGGCATCCTCGCTGCGCTCGGCATTTGCGCGGCGTACGCGGGTAAGCAAAAAACCGGCATGGGGCAGATGGTCGATACATCGCTGTTCGAGGCTGGCTTGCAGCAAATGTACTGGGCCTTCGCCAACTACTTCGCCGACGGCACAGTGCTGCCGAAAGCAGGCTCGGCGAATCCGACGAGCACGCCGTATCAGGCATTCCGCACGCGCGATGGCTGGGTCAACATTGGCGGAGCAAACCAGAGTAACTACGAGCGCCTGGTCGGCGTGCTCGACATCCCGGGTCTGGCGGACGATGAACGCTTCAAGACCAATGCCGGGCGCATGAAGCATCGCGGCGTGCTGGTGGAGATACTCACGAACCGGCTGGTCGAGCGCACGACCAACGAATGGCTCACGATGTTCGATGAAATCGGTTTGCCCTCGGGTCCGGTGCTCGAGGTGCCGCAAGCGGTTGCACACGAGCAGGCATTGGCGCGTGGAATGATCGTGGAGACGACGCATCCGGTCGCGGGCCGCATGCGTGGCCTGGGCTTGCCGATCCATTTCTCCGATGGCCGCACGCAATCCCCCGTGCCGGCGCCGCTGTTAGGGCAGCATACGGCGGAGGTGCTGCGCGAATACGGTTTCTCCGATGCACGCATCGGCGCGCTGAAAGATGAAGGCGCAATCCTGGTTGGCGATGTAACGGGTTGA